From one Montipora capricornis isolate CH-2021 chromosome 10, ASM3666992v2, whole genome shotgun sequence genomic stretch:
- the LOC138021780 gene encoding sushi, von Willebrand factor type A, EGF and pentraxin domain-containing protein 1-like, whose translation MFSTNGFSFLFVVFSQLIRLGSFCDSHQDQCRELVFDSDEAFSGQRLINHLIRVTDVKSEAFCQMLCYLEPDCVSYNFQMEAGEPESHQCELNNSTYEDHTDNLKLNPAYKYCGAENACVRNPCKNKGTCQTGFTDRGYRCLCAAGFGGHNCEERVCTSSQENDYTLLFRHRGIEDYVITHGMPELTALTVCLWMRTNDTQNMGTPLSYNLQEGDTEELVLFDYKNFQFAIGGEGRRTNVAANDGLWHHICVTWDNSDGYWRLYKDGKKEKDGEFKEGHVIRTDGALVLGQEQDRFGGSFDANQ comes from the exons ATGTTTTCCACAAACGGTTTCAGCTTTTTGTTCGTTGTGTTCTCGCAACTTATACGTCTTGGAAGCTTCTGCGATTCTCATCAAG ACCAATGTCGTGAATTAGTATTTGATTCTGATGAAGCATTCAGTGGACAACGTCTGATAAATCATCTTATACGAGTCACTGATGTCAAAAGCGAAGCCTTCTGCCAGATGCTTTGCTACTTAGAGCCGGATTGTGTCAGTTATAATTTCCAAATGGAGGCAGGTGAACCTGAAAGCCACCAATGTGAATTGAACAATTCAACTTATGAAGATCACACGGATAACCTGAAATTGAACCCAGCGTACAAATACTGCGGGGCTGAG AATGCTTGTGTGCGCAACccttgcaaaaacaaaggaacCTGTCAAACCGGTTTTACAGACCGAGGATACCGTTGCCTATGTGCTGCAGGGTTCGGGGGACATAACTGCGAAGAAC GCGTGTGTACATCCTCACAAGAAAACGATTACACTCTGCTATTCCGACACAGAGGAATTGAGGATTATGTCATCACGCATGGAATGCCAGAGCTCACTGCACTGACGGTCTGTTTATGGATGAGAACCAATGATACGCAGAATATGGGAACGCCTCTAAGCTACAACTTGCAAGAGGGCGATACGGAAGAACTTGTCCTGTTTGACTACAAGAACTTTCAATTTGCCATTGGAGGGGAGGGAAG GCGAACCAATGTAGCTGCAAACGATGGGTTGTGGCATCACATCTGTGTAACGTGGGATAACAGCGACGGTTATTGGAGACTCTATAAAGATGGCAAGAAGGAAAAGGATGGGGAGTTTAAAGAAG GGCATGTGATTCGCACTGACGGAGCTCTGGTACTGGGCCAGGAGCAAGACAGATTTGGGGGATCCTTTGACGCCAATCAGTGA